The following proteins are co-located in the Heliorestis convoluta genome:
- a CDS encoding PD-(D/E)XK nuclease family transposase: MSRSVYYNARMVSNILKKGEDYNRLPKTVTIIITGYRQFLESNAYRHRFHWWEDEQPILLSERQEIIFLDLVMIRRLCNRGLLGDKRKSDRSIKWMLFLLAKENNAIAREVEEMGLHDPTLEKAIRDLERISSDPKVIAEYEARLKYEYDQAAMK, from the coding sequence ATTAGTAGAAGTGTTTATTATAATGCCAGAATGGTATCGAATATATTGAAAAAAGGGGAAGACTATAATAGACTTCCCAAAACTGTAACAATCATCATTACAGGATATCGTCAATTTCTTGAAAGCAATGCCTATCGTCATCGGTTTCATTGGTGGGAAGATGAACAACCTATATTGCTGTCTGAACGACAAGAGATAATATTTTTAGATTTGGTCATGATTCGAAGATTATGTAACCGCGGTTTATTGGGAGACAAGAGAAAAAGCGATCGCAGTATTAAGTGGATGTTGTTTTTGCTAGCGAAAGAAAACAATGCCATAGCCAGGGAGGTAGAAGAAATGGGTCTGCATGATCCTACGTTAGAAAAAGCAATCCGTGATCTCGAAAGAATTAGTAGCGATCCGAAAGTTATTGCGGAATATGAAGCCCGTCTCAAATATGAGTATGATCAAGCGGCCATGAAGTGA